One stretch of candidate division WOR-3 bacterium DNA includes these proteins:
- a CDS encoding RyR domain-containing protein, with product MKKAYIPKPIDTSHITIPAELEALTEKLAENAHDNWARQRIAEGWTWGPKRDDAAKKHPDLVPYAELPESEKEYDRKAAMETLRAIIALGYAIEKPR from the coding sequence ATGAAGAAGGCATACATACCCAAGCCGATTGATACAAGCCACATCACGATTCCGGCCGAACTTGAAGCGCTGACCGAGAAACTGGCCGAGAACGCGCACGACAACTGGGCAAGGCAGCGGATTGCCGAAGGCTGGACCTGGGGGCCGAAGCGGGACGATGCGGCCAAGAAGCATCCGGACCTCGTTCCTTACGCCGAACTGCCGGAATCCGAGAAAGAATACGACCGCAAGGCGGCGATGGAAACACTCAGAGCTATCATCGCGCTGGGGTACGCTATCGAGAAGCCGAGATGA